The window CGGCACTATGGCGCAGGATGTGGCCGGTTCATGGACCGCGAGACTCGCGCTGCTCGGCTATATGGGCGCCGGTCTGGCGAAGTCGCTGGGCGCGCAGCGCCGATTTGCGCCTGACGTGATTCATGCGCACTGGTGGTTCCCGTCAGGGGTACTTGGCGCAGCGGTTTCGCGATATTCGCGCGCGCCGCTGGTGACGACCATGCACGGCACCGATGTCCGGCTCGCACGGAGCATCCACGTTAGCCAGCCGTTGTTCCGTAACGTGATGCGCCGGTCATCGCGCGTGACAGTTGTGTCGAGCTGGCTGGCCGCGGAAGTCATCGCGATCGTGCCCGGTATCTCTCCCATTGTTGCGCCGATGCCCATTGCAGCCGAGAAGTTCAGTCCGGGCGGCTTGCGCAAGGTGAGTCGGTTTCTTTTTGTGGGCCGTCTCAACAGGCAAAAGGGATTGCAACACCTGTTGCACGCAATGGCGCGATTGGATGACAGCGTTGAGCTCGATGTTGTGGGGAACGGACCGGACGATCGAGAGTTGAAAGCGTTAGCCGCAGCCAGCGGACTGCACGGCCGAATCACGTGGCACGGGCAACTGAACCAGAGCTTTCTGCAGGCACTTTACCGGGCAGCTACAGCGCTCATCGTTCCTTCGATTGACGAGGGGCTCGGCCTGGTTGCCGCTGAAGCATTGATGTGCGAGACGCCGGTAATTGCATTCCGATCTGGCGGGTTGACCGATGTTATCGAGCACGAGCGGACCGGGCTTTTAGCTTCCCCGGCTGACCTGGACGAGCTTGTTGCGGCGATGATGCGTATTCTGGCACGCCCGGCGGAGGCAATCGGTTTTGGGAAAGCGGGCAGGATTGCAGCCAGCGAGTTGTTCCTGCCAGCGCCCGCCGCGCGCCGGTACGCCGCCATCTACCGCGATGCTGCCGGGCCGAAGTCTTGAACCGGAATCAGCGCAACGCCTTTGTTGCAGCGCAGTGGATACTCGCTCTGGCAGTGCTTTGGTTTGCGTGGCACTCGCTCCGCGGCCAATGGAGCGAAGCGGCAGGCGGACTCCAGCATCTGCAAATCCGATGGAGCTGGGTTGCGGGCGCGACCGTCATCGTCTTCCTGACCTACGCGCTCCTCATCGAGACTTGGCGAAGGCTGCTGGTGGCGTGGTCGGCTGATCTCTCTTTCCGTACAGCCTCTCGCATCTGGTTCATATCGAACCTTGGCAAGTACATCCCGGGGAAGATCTGGTCGATCGCGGCGATGAGCATGATGGCCCGGGACAATTCGGTTTCTCCGGTGGCGGCGGCCGGATCCTCCATTCTCATTCAGATCGTAAGCATCGCGGCAGGAATCGGGGTTGTACTCGTGACTGGCGCGCAGGCCGTCGACCGCCCGTGGCTGGCAGCGCTGATCGGCGGGGCCATGCTGGCCTCCATTGCCGCCACTCCTTATGTATTGCCCGTGATCGTTCGCCGGACGGCGCGGCTCTTCGGAAGGGAAGTGACCGTTCCCGCACTTGGCAGTGCGACAATCTGGGGCACATTTGCAAGTGCGGCTCTTTCGTGGGTTGCGTACGGAATTGCGTTTCAGTTTTTTGTGCGGGGCGTCCTTGGGGAAGCGGCTGGCGCGACAACTTCTTACGTCGCAGTTTACGCCGCATCGTACATCATTGGTTTTCTTGCGCTTTTCGCACCGGGCGGTGCTGTAGTGCGCGAGGGAGCAATGGTCGCTGGCATGCTGCGCCTTGGACTTTCCAGCCAGGCGGATGCACTGACCATCGCAATCGCATCCCGGCTCTGGCTAACCGTCGTCGAGTTGCTGCCCGGCCTAGCATACCTCGCCATCCGGCGGGGGTCCAGCTCAACCAATTGATATAATGGCAGAAACTACCGGCGGCAGTGCGACTATCGCGCAGGATAGCCCTTCATCGTCATCGGCTCGCAAGCCACCTTCGCGTTCTGACGTGAACGCCGCCGGCACGGCGGAGCCTCGGTGGGGCGGGATCTGGGCAGCGCTGACCTACGCCGTCTGCACGATGGTGCTGGCCTATCCTGCACTCGGGGGGAAATTTCTGGCCGGGCCGCACAGCGACCAGTTCATTGCCGGCTACGCGTTCCGCGAGTTTGGAGCGAGCACGCTGCAGGCACTGGGGCAGTTCCCGCTGTGGAACCCGTATCTGTTCGGCGGCCTCCCATTCGTTGCGGCAATGCACGGCGACATTTTTTACCCGACTTTTTTGTTGCGGATGTTGATGCCAACCGACGTTGCCATGACGTGGTCATTCATCATCCACATGTTTCTCGCGGGCCTTTTCACTTACCACTTCCTGCGCGTAAGCGGATTCGGATTTTTCGGTTCGCTGTTTGGCGGTATCGCCTACATGATGAGCGGTCAACTCGCCTCACTGGTTTCGCCCGGCCATGACGGCAAGCTCTATGTAAGCGCACTGTTGCCCCTCTCCCTGTGGATGCTTACCCGCGGACTTCGCGATGGAATGAAATGGAGCTGGGGAGTGCTGGCGGTTGTCATCGGCCTTGCCGTGCTCAGCCCGCACCCGCAGTTGCTCCAGTACCTCCTTCTCGCGGCAGGCGCCTACTCAATTTTCCTCGCTGTATCGACGGTGAAACGGGGGTCACTGGAGCGAAGAGATGCGTTCGTCAGGCTCGCACGGGCGCTGGGAGCGGTGATCCTCGGCATGGCGATGGGGGCAATTCAATATCTCCCGGTGAGAGAGTACGTCGCCTGGTCTCCACGAGCCGGCGGCATCTCAGACTATTCCACCGCAACGTCTTATGCGTGGCCACTGAAGGAAATCTTTGATGCGTACCTGCCGCAGTTCACGGGTATGCTCGATGCCTACTGGGGCGAGAACGGTATTCATTTTCACAGCGACTACATCGGGGTGGTAGTGCTCGTCGTTGCCGGCGCGGCCTTCTCGAAATACCGCCGCGACCCGGCCAGGGGTCAGCTCCTGTTCTGGGGGCTGACTTTTGTCATCTCGACGCTTTGGGCATTCGGTGGCGACACCCCGTTTTACCGCATTCCGTATGCGCTGGTGCCGGGCACCAGATATTTCCGCGCCCCTGAGACAGTCTTCTTCGTTGGGACCCTCGCTCTGGCTTTTCTCTCCGCAGCGGGGGTTGAAAGAATTCTGAGCGGGGAAGTGAGCCGCCGCTACGCAGTCGGCTGGCTCGTCTTTTCAGGACTGGTCGTCCTGCTCGGCTCGACCGGCGCACTGACGGCAATCGCGCAAACGCTGGCCCCCGATGCGGCTGTCGATAGCGTCGACGCGAACTCACTGCAGATGATCCTGGGAGCATGGCGATCGTTTGCATTCGTGGTAGCCGCCGTCGCGCTAATACTCTACTTCAAGCGGGGAAAGTTCTCGGTACGAGTTGCAGGGTGGGCGTTCGTGGCACTGGTTGCAGTGGATCTGTGGACCGTGATGCGGCACTACTGGATTTTTTCTCAGCCCGCCGCCACTGTCTACGCCACCGATCCTGCGATCGACCATATCAAGTCAGAGCGCCAGCCGGTACGTGTGCTAGCCGTTGAATTCGTTCGGTCGGGCCGAGACCCCAACCTGATTGGAGACGGATTGATGATCCACGATATCCGAACAGTGCTCGGCTATCATGGCAATCAGCTCGGGCGTTACAACGAGCTGTTGCAGAAGGATCAGGGATATCAGCAGGTTCTCAATCCGAACGTCTGGAAGCTTCTCAACGTGCGATTCCTCCTTACCAACGTGCCGGATGTGGGATCACAGGTCCCGGGTGCGCAGCTGGTGGTGGGACCGGTGACAGATGCGGCCGGCGTGACCGTATTCCTCTATCGGCTTCCGGGAGAAAACCCATATGCCTGGGTCACTCCCGTGATCGTCAAGGCGGAAGATGAAGCGGTAGGCCAGACGATACTCGACCCTCGCTTCGATGTCAGACGCGCGGCCCTTTTCGGGCCCGATGTGCCTGTCACGGCGGTAGCGAACCTGGCGGCGCTACCTGAACCGCTGCCAATCTCCACCACGGTCACTAGTTACGCCCCCGGAAAGGCGTCAATTCGGCTTTCTGCACCGGCGCCCGCAGGCGCTGCACTCATGATATCCGAGAATTACTACCCTGGATGGCGGGCTACCGCCGATGGAAAACCCGCTGTGGTCGGCCGCGCTGACTATTCACTGATGGGCGTTCAACTGCCTGTCGGCGCAACAAGTGTAGACCTGGCATTTCATAGCGAACCCTACGAGCGCGGAAAGCTGATTACATTCGTGGCTCTC of the Gemmatimonadaceae bacterium genome contains:
- a CDS encoding glycosyltransferase, coding for MRVLFLTHSFPRFAGDAAGSFLHRLASALRDENVDVHVIAPAAPGLKESESVDGIPVERFRYAPHSLETLAYTGTMAQDVAGSWTARLALLGYMGAGLAKSLGAQRRFAPDVIHAHWWFPSGVLGAAVSRYSRAPLVTTMHGTDVRLARSIHVSQPLFRNVMRRSSRVTVVSSWLAAEVIAIVPGISPIVAPMPIAAEKFSPGGLRKVSRFLFVGRLNRQKGLQHLLHAMARLDDSVELDVVGNGPDDRELKALAAASGLHGRITWHGQLNQSFLQALYRAATALIVPSIDEGLGLVAAEALMCETPVIAFRSGGLTDVIEHERTGLLASPADLDELVAAMMRILARPAEAIGFGKAGRIAASELFLPAPAARRYAAIYRDAAGPKS
- a CDS encoding lysylphosphatidylglycerol synthase domain-containing protein, with amino-acid sequence MNRNQRNAFVAAQWILALAVLWFAWHSLRGQWSEAAGGLQHLQIRWSWVAGATVIVFLTYALLIETWRRLLVAWSADLSFRTASRIWFISNLGKYIPGKIWSIAAMSMMARDNSVSPVAAAGSSILIQIVSIAAGIGVVLVTGAQAVDRPWLAALIGGAMLASIAATPYVLPVIVRRTARLFGREVTVPALGSATIWGTFASAALSWVAYGIAFQFFVRGVLGEAAGATTSYVAVYAASYIIGFLALFAPGGAVVREGAMVAGMLRLGLSSQADALTIAIASRLWLTVVELLPGLAYLAIRRGSSSTN